From the genome of Rhodohalobacter sp. SW132:
TTTACTTCATTCAATCCGCCTGAGAGAAAATAGGGTTTATCTTCACCGATATCGGATAAAATTTTCCAGTCGAACGATTTCCCGGTTCCGCCCCATTTGCCGGGTAGTTTGGTGTCGAATAACAGGTACTCCACCGTATCCAGGTATGGATCAATTTCGGCCCGAAGCGAATCGGCATCGGTATCTTCCCCGATATGAAACGCTTTGATTACCGGCTTGTCCATCAGCGAGCAGTATTCCACTGTCTCATTTCCGTGAAGCTGCACGTAATCGAGGCCGGTTTGGGTGGCAATTGATTGCACATCATCAAGGGGTTGGTTCACAAATACGCCAACTTTTTGGGGCCCTTCCAGCCAGTTTATGATGGCTCCCGCTTTTGCCGGTTCGACGTAACGAGGGCTATCTGGAAAAAAAATAAAGCCGATAAAATCAGCCAGTGCTCCGGAAACAAAACGGGCATCTTCAAGATTCGTAATTCCGCAAATTTT
Proteins encoded in this window:
- a CDS encoding phosphoribosylanthranilate isomerase, with the translated sequence MFAEPENRTNVKICGITNLEDARFVSGALADFIGFIFFPDSPRYVEPAKAGAIINWLEGPQKVGVFVNQPLDDVQSIATQTGLDYVQLHGNETVEYCSLMDKPVIKAFHIGEDTDADSLRAEIDPYLDTVEYLLFDTKLPGKWGGTGKSFDWKILSDIGEDKPYFLSGGLNEVNIRDAITTVRPFAVDLSSGLEESPGLKDFSKIEDFFEQMRDIWDAQEMGEL